In Fulvia fulva chromosome 10, complete sequence, a single window of DNA contains:
- a CDS encoding Dipeptidase aclJ, whose amino-acid sequence MASKKPQADEKRPARSTYHEDPRQVIADSESSWLTFVQLLFVLTIAITVYTLGGVDVVPDFWKYLTKPSLSGAEKVLAENPLIDGHNDLLILLRAKYGNQIYDKNFTKPFEDGGMIAHFDLPRADEGKIGGTFWSAWVPCPADGFDFSDENYAPFVRATLDQIDLYNRLSAKHPKYFTLPKNAAEAEHNWKKDGKLISPLAIEGLHQIGNSIATLRLYHELGVRYATLNWNCHNRYTDAAVVSIDGESQRSKPYWGGVSNEGRNLIQEMNRLGMIVDLSHVSADTMRDVLGGTPEKGWNGSVAPPIFSHSSVYSICPHPRNVPDDVLELVKKRDSVVMINFAPEFISCKDVAAKNGLPQFVEETSTIEQVVKHIMYVGEKIGYDHVGLGSDFDGIPTTPRGLGDVSKYPDLVDLLLKKGVSEQDAAKVVGRNVLRVWHEVDKVAARLQKEVDPLEDKLGSSIGQTSIGLDGMDIQVKYEV is encoded by the coding sequence ATGGCATCGAAGAAGCCTCAGGCCGATGAGAAGCGGCCAGCACGATCGACGTATCATGAAGATCCCCGGCAGGTCATTGCGGACTCTGAGAGCAGTTGGCTGACGTTTGTACAACTTCTGTTTGTTCTGACGATAGCCATTACGGTATATACGCTTGGTGGCGTCGATGTTGTGCCTGATTTCTGGAAGTACTTGACGAAGCCGTCGCTGTCCGGAGCCGAGAAGGTGCTGGCTGAGAATCCATTGATCGATGGCCACAACGATCTGTTGATTCTGCTCCGAGCGAAGTATGGGAATCAAATCTATGACAAGAACTTCACCAAGCCGTTCGAAGATGGCGGCATGATCGCCCACTTCGACCTGCCTCGCGCAGACGAAGGCAAGATAGGCGGGACATTCTGGTCAGCTTGGGTACCATGTCCCGCAGATGGCTTCGACTTCTCCGATGAGAACTACGCCCCATTTGTCCGGGCCACCTTGGACCAGATCGATCTCTACAACCGTCTATCAGCCAAGCATCCCAAATACTTCACGCTGCCGAAGAATGCCGCCGAAGCAGAGCACAACTGGAAGAAAGACGGCAAGCTCATCTCACCACTAGCAATCGAAGGACTCCATCAAATCGGCAACTCAATCGCCACGCTACGTCTGTACCACGAACTCGGCGTCCGCTACGCCACTCTCAACTGGAACTGTCACAACCGCTACACAGACGCAGCAGTCGTCAGCATCGACGGCGAAAGTCAACGCTCCAAACCCTACTGGGGCGGCGTCAGCAATGAAGGCCGCAACCTCATCCAGGAAATGAACAGACTCGGCATGATCGTAGACCTCAGTCACGTCAGCGCCGACACCATGCGCGATGTCCTCGGCGGCACACCTGAGAAAGGCTGGAATGGAAGCGTCGCGCCACCGATTTTCAGCCATTCGAGTGTGTACTCGATCTGTCCGCATCCGAGGAATGTCCCGGATGATGTGCTGGAGCTTGTCAAGAAGCGGGATTCAGTGGTCATGATCAACTTCGCTCCGGAGTTCATCAGCTGCAAAGATGTGGCTGCGAAGAATGGTCTGCCGCAGTTCGTGGAGGAGACGAGTACGATTGAGCAGGTGGTGAAGCATATCATGTATGTCGGGGAGAAGATTGGGTATGATCATGTTGGGCTGGGCAGTGATTTTGATGGTATTCCGACCACGCCGAGGGGACTGGGTGATGTTTCGAAGTATCCTGATCTAGTGGATCTGCTGTTGAAGAAGGGTGTCAGTGAGCAAGATGCGGCCAAGGTGGTGGGGAGGAATGTGTTAAGGGTCTGGCACGAGGTGGACAAGGTCGCTGCTCGGTTGCAGAAAGAGGTTGATCCTCTTGAGGATAAGCTGGGAAGCTCGATTGGGCAGACCTCGATCGGTCTCGATGGTATGGATATTCAGGTGAAGTATGAGGTGTAG
- a CDS encoding Methyl-CpG-binding domain protein 4 — protein sequence MSTNTTNNKRKAPPTSSNNPTRDEHEHEYANKRLKLTNHAHPGRTPVLHRTGDGVAKSLDFIDFATVVVDSITAGHAPDILTAKGARKRWRDEMKARAVEVQRGRDGTGRGEEVKQVKDSRITLGEKRPALDVGMIARTRLARPPVKEWHVTDAPPQCAIKPDPGIKEESEEVKQVMDGIPTVEEKRPALDVKVLARTRLARPPVKEWHVTDEQPRRATKPDPGIKEEPEEVAPTVDQVCVDTREHKKAPEATIATARRSEQRRPSPPRRVLPTYRPPGLKKFTDLPLPNRGPPQLDDSDDSSESESDSSDDEDETASKAPVQGSVSESFADRIFTTEKEDSDRRSGDTLDLVESSNSREENGQTEIPGKQQSERPLGSSYGSISNHASEFGEIVCISDAGKARNANIEQPATSSSQPKSSVPMDAALPTPLATPTGTSHDHSKSASQQTDNATKKTMRTGKAGSKRSGRGRSSARSDTLAEISPDCLRTRQELFATDGDSDDVYDDIEDVTEDLLSESLLSMDQCKPPNSRDSACEVDLDMLMTANDSVGKVPSERDAVVMMVHDDGRSFDAWALDDTDVMQAMYEGRADGGALQDAEGAVADQVMDDAAVKLDLSRTSSSLSSTLSELGRAPTPPTVDVQDTEIAPAISPEASANSEAAMPVSCDSSKVLVPLRRKMTGISSKHFSPAKITKTTNLDRLNRQTPMKGREAVVAADTESPLTALQNALDRQVFPSEDVAADEQAESANNLLENSESVNASVPVNNPAAGTSKRKKSSRRRQRKVDDVGVSTIVDEDQEYNQSGTQADNVKTPVRQTRSTVKTPASKRKSTGKISEHFITDRVDLYNTTAGGGRIPAGTSRAPVPPIDATMFGLIQEKIWREPFWLIIAVTFLNKTAGRSAVPVFWKLKEKYPTCEALAEADQADLLEMVRHLGLQNQRSKRLIQIAKAWTADPPVAGKRYRTLNYPTHGDGKASTIANLVEEDAEDCAGLLEIGNIPGCGQYAYDSWRIFCRDHLRGVADDYNGTNAKIHGFVPEWQRVLPDDKELRACLRWMWLREGWIWDPLSGEKRRASEEEMEKAILGEMEIEDPQERKFAAQAAGVESSAKKVKRGGADRSLEETPAKTRSRPSANDDQIGAEVLEDVCLENDASAIDVAPPTIASSEAASKARRPDAQASIEESKAKHRKRGRQRKSIPVHASESAKPRRSARHQVKKSST from the coding sequence ATGTCGACCAACACCACAAACAACAAGCGCAAAGCACCCCCCACCTCATCCAACAATCCTACTAGAGATGAACATGAACATGAATATGCGAACAAAAGACTCAAACTCACGAATCATGCGCATCCGGGACGGACGCCGGTCCTCCACAGGACTGGCGATGGCGTCGCGAAATCTTTGGACTTCATCGACTTCGCCACTGTGGTGGTCGACAGTATTACGGCGGGTCATGCACCTGATATTCTGACTGCGAAGGGCGCGAGGAAGCGGTGGAGGGATGAGATGAAGGCACGGGCAGTGGAGGTGCAGAGGGGGAGGGATGGTACGGGTCGAGGGGAGGAGGTGAAGCAGGTGAAGGACAGTAGGATCACTCTTGGTGAGAAGAGGCCCGCTCTGGATGTCGGAATGATTGCAAGAACTCGATTAGCGAGGCCACCAGTCAAGGAGTGGCATGTCACCGACGCACCGCCGCAATGCGCCATCAAACCGGACCCAGGCATAAAGGAAGAATCGGAGGAGGTCAAGCAGGTGATGGACGGTATACCCACCGTTGAAGAGAAAAGGCCCGCTCTGGATGTCAAAGTGCTTGCAAGAACGCGGTTGGCGAGGCCACCAGTCAAAGAGTGGCATGTCACCGACGAACAGCCCCGGCGCGCCACCAAACCGGACCCAGGCATAAAGGAAGAACCGGAGGAGGTAGCTCCGACTGTCGACCAGGTATGTGTCGATACTCGGGAGCACAAGAAAGCGCCGGAAGCTACTATAGCCACTGCACGGCGATCAGAGCAACGTCGCCCTTCGCCACCTCGGAGAGTGTTACCCACCTACAGGCCTCCGGGCCTGAAAAAATTCACCGACCTTCCACTTCCCAACAGAGGCCCTCCCCAGCTTGACGACAGCGATGACTCAAGTGAGAGCGAGAGCGACAGCAGCGATGACGAGGATGAGACAGCCAGCAAAGCGCCTGTACAAGGGTCGGTCTCTGAGAGCTTTGCAGATCGCATATTCACCACCGAGAAGGAAGATTCCGATAGACGCTCGGGCGATACGCTGGATCTGGTAGAGTCGAGCAATTCCCGCGAAGAGAATGGCCAAACGGAGATACCGGGCAAACAGCAAAGTGAGCGACCACTTGGGAGCTCATATGGAAGCATTTCGAACCATGCGTCTGAATTTGGCGAGATCGTCTGTATATCAGATGCAGGCAAAGCACGCAATGCCAATATCGAGCAACCTGCGACTTCGTCATCTCAGCCGAAGTCCAGTGTGCCAATGGATGCCGCGCTTCCAACGCCGCTTGCTACTCCAACAGGTACGAGCCACGATCACAGCAAATCGGCATCGCAGCAAACTGACAACGCCACCAAGAAAACGATGCGCACTGGAAAGGCTGGTTCAAAGCGCTCTGGCCGTGGTCGTTCCTCAGCCAGGAGTGATACCCTCGCTGAGATTTCGCCCGACTGCCTTCGCACGCGCCAAGAGTTGTTCGCTACTGACGGAGACTCCGATGATGTTTACGACGATATTGAGGATGTGACCGAAGACCTCCTAAGCGAAAGCCTACTCTCCATGGACCAGTGTAAGCCTCCGAACTCCCGCGACTCTGCTTGTGAGGTTGATCTGGATATGCTTATGACTGCTAATGATAGTGTTGGCAAAGTACCGAGCGAGAGAGACGCTGTTGTCATGATGGTGCATGATGATGGGAGATCGTTCGACGCATGGGCACTAGACGATACGGATGTAATGCAAGCTATGTATGAAGGACGCGCAGATGGAGGGGCACTGCAAGATGCAGAAGGTGCTGTTGCCGATCAAGTCATGGATGATGCGGCTGTCAAGCTGGATCTTTCGCGGACGAGCAGCTCGTTGTCGAGTACCTTGAGTGAACTGGGCCGAGCGCCAACGCCTCCGACCGTGGATGTACAAGATACAGAGATTGCGCCTGCCATTTCCCCTGAAGCCTCTGCGAACAGTGAGGCAGCCATGCCGGTCTCCTGTGATTCTTCGAAAGTTCTTGTACCTCTAAGGCGAAAGATGACAGGGATATCTTCGAAACACTTCTCGCCTGCCAAAATAACAAAGACTACGAATTTGGACAGACTGAACAGGCAGACTCCAATGAAAGGTCGTGAAGCAGTCGTGGCGGCAGACACCGAAAGTCCCTTGACGGCGCTACAAAATGCACTTGACCGACAAGTCTTTCCAAGCGAAGATGTTGCAGCGGATGAACAAGCCGAGTCTGCCAACAATCTCCTCGAAAACTCTGAGTCTGTTAATGCTAGCGTTCCGGTCAACAACCCCGCCGCTGGGACAAGCAAGAGAAAGAAGTCTTCGAGACGTAGACAGAGGAAAGTGGACGATGTTGGGGTGAGTACCATCGTCGACGAAGATCAAGAATACAATCAGTCTGGGACGCAAGCAGACAACGTCAAAACACCAGTCAGACAGACCAGGTCCACGGTCAAGACTCCTGCTTCCAAGCGCAAGTCCACAGGCAAGATCAGCGAGCACTTCATCACAGACCGCGTAGACCTGTATAACACAACTGCCGGAGGCGGACGCATACCGGCCGGTACATCACGAGCTCCCGTGCCACCCATTGATGCCACCATGTTTGGCCTCATTCAAGAGAAGATCTGGCGCGAGCCCTTCTGGCTAATCATAGCAGTAACCTTCCTCAACAAGACCGCCGGCAGAAGCGCCGTACCTGTCTTCTGGAAGCTGAAGGAGAAGTATCCCACCTGCGAAGCCCTCGCCGAGGCAGATCAAGCAGATCTCCTCGAGATGGTACGCCATCTAGGACTGCAGAACCAGCGCTCCAAGCGCCTCATACAGATCGCCAAAGCATGGACCGCTGATCCTCCTGTGGCTGGAAAGCGATATAGAACGCTGAACTACCCCACTCATGGAGACGGCAAAGCCTCCACCATCGCAAACCTCGTGGAAGAAGACGCCGAAGACTGCGCAGGTCTTCTTGAAATCGGCAACATCCCAGGCTGTGGGCAGTATGCGTACGACAGCTGGCGCATCTTCTGCCGTGATCATTTGAGGGGCGTGGCGGATGACTACAATGGTACCAATGCCAAGATCCATGGTTTCGTGCCGGAGTGGCAGAGAGTTTTGCCTGATGATAAGGAGCTTCGTGCTTGTTTGAGGTGGATGTGGTTGAGGGAAGGGTGGATTTGGGATCCGCTTAGTGGGGAGAAGCGGCGTGCTTCAGAGGAGGAGATGGAGAAAGCGATCTTGGGTGAGATGGAAATTGAGGATCCGCAGGAGAGAAAGTTTGCCGCTCAGGCTGCGGGCGTGGAGTCTTCTGCGAAGAAGGTAAAGAGAGGTGGTGCGGATAGATCTCTGGAGGAGACACCTGCGAAGACTCGTAGCAGGCCATCTGCCAATGACGATCAGATTGGAGCTGAAGTACTTGAGGACGTCTGTCTGGAAAATGACGCGAGTGCCATCGATGTCGCACCACCGACCATCGCATCGAGCGAGGCTGCATCGAAAGCTAGAAGGCCTGACGCCCAAGCATCTATTGAAGAGTCCAAAGCCAAACATCGAAAGCGTGGACGGCAGAGGAAGAGCATTCCGGTCCATGCTTCGGAAAGTGCGAAACCCAGACGATCAGCTCGACACCAAGTGAAGAAGTCGTCGACATGA
- a CDS encoding Sterol 14-alpha demethylase, producing the protein MGLLQDAAVTFDTHFGSTPTWVLAGSVFAIAVAISIFLNVARQILFKNPNEPPIVFHWVPFIGSTISYGIEPYKFFFACRQKYGDVFTFILLGKKTTVCLGTKGNDFILNGKLRDVNAEEIYSPLTTPVFGKDVVYDCPNHKLMEQKKFVKYGLTSSSLQSYVTLIANETRQFFARENPHKKFAANSGTIDLPPAMAELTIYTASRSLQGKEVRERFDASFADLYHDLDQGFTPINFMLPWAPLPQNRKRDYAQKKMADTYLSIIKERRNNGELKSQGREEDMIWNLMQCTYKDGTPLPDREIAHMMIALLMAGQHSSSATITWIMLRLATRPEIQEELLQEQKAILGTKPDGTINDLTFDKINKMPLLNQVVKETLRIHAPIHSILRQVKSPMPIEGTPYVIPTTHSLLAAPGACSRMDEHFPESLLWEPHRWDEKPADKYEHLVPAMVREGVAEEKEDYGYGLVSKGAASPYLPFGAGRHRCIGEQFAYVQLQAITATVIRDFTWQNADGSKEVVGTDYSSLFSRPLSPAVIKWERREKK; encoded by the exons ATGGGGCTCCTACAAGACGCCGCCGTCACTTTCGACACGCACTTCGGCAGCACCCCCACCTGGGTACTCGCTGGATCCGTATTCGCCATTGCCGTCGCCATCTCCATCTTCCTGAACGTCGCGCGACAGATCCTCTTCAAGAACCCGAACGAGCCTCCGATTGTCTTCCACTGGGTACCCTTCATCGGCAGCACCATATCCTACGGCATCGAGCCATACAAGTTCTTCTTCGCCTGTCGCCAAAAGTATGGCGATGTCTTCACCTTCATCCTACTCGGCAAGAAGACGACCGTGTGCTTGGGCACTAAGGGCAACGACTTCATTCTGAATGGAAAGCTGAGGGACGTCAACGCCGAGGAGATTTACAGCCCGCTCACAACACCTGTATTCGGCAAGGATGTCGTCTACGACTGTCCCAACCACAAGCTCATGGAGCAGAAGAAG TTCGTCAAGTATGGCCTCACTTCGTCCTCCCTCCAATCCTACGTCACCCTGATCGCGAACGAGACTCGCCAGTTCTTCGCCAGAGAGAACCCGCACAAAAAGTTCGCTGCCAACAGcggcacgatcgacctccCTCCTGCCATGGCCGAACTCACAATCTACACTGCCAGCAGATCGCTGCAAGGCAAGGAAGTTCGCGAACGATTCGACGCAAGCTTCGCCGACCTGTACCACGATCTCGACCAAGGCTTCACACCCATCAACTTCATGCTTCCGTGGGCACCTCTTCCACAGAACAGGAAACGCGACTATGCGCAGAAGAAGATGGCTGATACATATCTCTCAATCATCAAGGAGCGCCGCAACAATGGCGAGCTGAAGTCGCAAGGCCGCGAGGAGGACATGATTTGGAACCTTATGCAATGCACCTACAAAGACGGAACTCCTCTCCCAGATCGTGAAATCGCGCACATGATGATTGCACTCCTGATGGCAGGCCAGCACTCGTCATCTGCTACAATCACCTGGATCATGCTGCGACTTGCGACGAGGCCCGAGATCCAGGAAGAGCTGCTGCAAGAACAAAAGGCCATCCTCGGCACGAAGCCGGACGGCACAATAAACGACCTGACCTTTGACAAAATCAACAAAATGCCCCTTCTCAACCAAGTCGTCAAGGAGACTCTCCGTATCCACGCTCCCATCCACTCGATCTTGCGCCAGGTCAAATCACCCATGCCAATCGAAGGCACACCCTACGTTATCCCAACCACCCACTCTCTTCTCGCAGCACCAGGTGCCTGCAGTCGCATGGACGAGCACTTTCCCGAATCCCTCCTATGGGAGCCGCATCGATGGGACGAGAAGCCAGCCGACAAGTACGAGCACCTAGTACCAGCGATGGTTCGGGAAGGCGTCGCAGAAGAGAAGGAAGATTACGGCTACGGTCTCGTCAGCAAGGGCGCAGCGTCTCCATATCTCCCCTTCGGCGCGGGTCGGCATCGATGCATCGGTGAGCAGTTCGCGTACGTGCAGCTGCAGGCCATCACTGCCACCGTGATTCGGGATTTCACGTGGCAGAACGCCGATGGTAGCAAGGAAGTTGTGGGCACTGACTATAGCAGTCTGTTCAGTCGGCCGTTGAGTCCCGCGGTGATCAAGTGGGAGCGGAGGGAGAAGAAGTAG
- a CDS encoding Putative polysaccharide deacetylase — MSARQPPRSSPQKWTWDNDYDVRRDLLGYGPNPPNPNWPNNAKLALSFVLNYEGGGEYSVLNGDSHSESFLSESIGSPPVQQGRNLNIESMYEYGSRAGVWRVLNVFADAGVRGTVYGVGKALDDNPRVVTRCLQMGWEVAAHGDRWIDYHDMSVEKECQDVVNCASVIRQQTGEPPKGWYIGRLSPRTHRIIYHVYKEKGWEQPWLSDSYADDLPYWKPLPNGCEGNGREWQLVLPYSLDCNDFKYLMPNNWSSSEDFFQYLKDSFDELYREGEKGKAKMMSVGLHARISGKPGRIGTVSRFVEYVQSKRDVWIATRTEIAEHGRQTDPYPAE; from the exons ATGTCAGCCCGACAACCCCCCCGTTCCTCGCCACAAAAATGGACCTGGGACAACGACTACGACGTCCGCCGCGACCTACTCGGCTACGGCCCCAATCCTCCAAATCCCAACTGGCCCAACAACGCCAAACTCGCCCTCTCCTTCGTCCTCAACTACGAAGGAGGCGGCGAGTACAGCGTCCTCAACGGCGACTCTCATTCAGAAAGTTTCCTCTCCGAATCCATAGGCAGTCCACCCGTGCAGCAAGGCCGTAATCTCAACATTGAGTCCATGTACGAGTACGGCAGCCGCGCAGGAGTCTGGCGCGTCTTGAATGTCTTCGCCGACGCTGGGGTGCGAGGGACGGTCTATGGGGTTGGTAAGGCATTGGACGATAATCCCAGGGTGGTGACGAGATGTTTGCAGATGGGCTGGGAAGTGGCCGCGCATGGGGATCGATGGATTGATTATCATGACATGAGTGTGGAGAAGGAGTGTCAGGATGTTGTGAATTGTGCCAGCGTGATTCGACAGCAGACGGGTGAGCCGCCGAAGGGGTGGTATATTGGACGTCTTTCGCCTCGGACGCATAGGATTATTTATCATGTTTATAAGGAGAAAGGTTGGGAGCAGCCGTGGTTGAGTGATTCGTACGCGGATGATTTGCCGTATTGGAAGCCCTTACCTAATGGGTGTGAGGGTAACGGGAGGGAATGGCAGTTGGTACTGCCCTACAGCTTGGACTGCAATGACTTCAAGTACCTCATGCCGAACAACTGGTCGAGCTCTGAGGACTTCTTCCAGTATTTGAAAGATTCGTTTGATGAGCTTTACCGGGAAGGCGAGAAAGGAAAAGCGAAGATGATGAGTGTTGGGTTGCATGCTAGGATTAGTGGGAAGCCGGGGAGGATTGGGACGGTGAGTAGGTTTGTGGAGTATGTGCAGAGTAAGCGGGACGTGTGGATAGCTACG AGGACCGAGATCGCTGAGCATGGGCGGCAGACGGATCCATACCCGGCAGAATGA